A single Carnobacterium alterfunditum DSM 5972 DNA region contains:
- a CDS encoding MATE family efflux transporter: MPKLLVEFSIPAIIGMLVNAIYNVVDRIFIGNDPVLGSLGLAAVSITFPVTLVLLAFALMVGIGGSTRFSISLGKKETEKAKFFLGNGVMLAIIAGLLFMILGNIFIEPILQALGASSDVLPFATDYLSVILYGAVFQSVAMSLNNFSRADGNPRNSMISMMIGAGFNIIFDYIFIIQMGLGMKGAAYATIGGQFLSMVWQLAYFLGPRANVQLAIQNMKLRAAYVKDILTTGIPAFLLQIANSVLNIVINASLVIYGGDIAISVAGIITSATTLIIMMVAGLIQGLQPIISYNTGADRPDRVKQALKIATVIGGIISTTGFLIFQFFPEFVITLFNQEPAVVSLGVEAIRIWTAAFPLVGIQIVWASYFQAVGKVRLASFLNLARQIIFLIPLILILSPIFELTGIYAAVPIAEALAFVVTFVFLKSQFKTSQHPL; encoded by the coding sequence ATTCCAAAACTATTAGTCGAATTCTCGATACCGGCAATTATCGGGATGCTGGTCAATGCGATCTACAACGTTGTCGACCGGATATTTATTGGGAATGATCCGGTATTAGGTTCTCTAGGCTTAGCAGCCGTGTCCATTACATTCCCTGTAACATTGGTCTTGCTGGCATTTGCCTTAATGGTAGGTATTGGAGGATCTACACGTTTTTCCATTAGTTTAGGTAAGAAGGAAACAGAAAAAGCTAAGTTCTTTTTAGGAAACGGTGTAATGTTAGCTATTATTGCTGGACTGCTTTTTATGATATTAGGAAATATTTTTATCGAACCGATCCTGCAAGCTCTTGGTGCCAGCAGTGATGTTCTTCCATTCGCTACTGATTATCTGAGTGTCATTTTATATGGAGCTGTTTTTCAAAGTGTCGCCATGTCATTGAATAATTTTTCAAGAGCAGACGGAAATCCGCGTAATTCCATGATCAGTATGATGATCGGTGCCGGATTCAATATCATTTTTGATTACATCTTTATTATTCAAATGGGCTTGGGAATGAAAGGTGCTGCTTACGCTACGATTGGCGGTCAATTTCTGTCTATGGTCTGGCAACTTGCCTATTTCTTAGGGCCTAGAGCAAATGTCCAGTTAGCTATTCAAAATATGAAACTACGAGCAGCATACGTAAAAGATATTTTAACGACTGGAATACCAGCATTTTTACTACAAATTGCAAATAGTGTTCTAAATATCGTGATCAATGCAAGTTTAGTTATTTATGGCGGAGACATCGCCATATCAGTTGCGGGTATCATAACGAGTGCGACCACCCTTATTATCATGATGGTTGCTGGATTGATCCAGGGTCTCCAGCCGATCATCAGTTACAATACTGGAGCAGATCGACCCGATCGTGTAAAACAAGCTTTGAAAATAGCCACCGTCATTGGCGGGATCATTAGTACAACTGGTTTCTTGATCTTTCAGTTCTTCCCTGAATTTGTTATAACCTTATTTAACCAAGAACCAGCTGTTGTTTCTTTAGGGGTAGAAGCCATTCGCATATGGACCGCAGCTTTCCCGCTAGTCGGCATCCAAATCGTTTGGGCCAGCTACTTTCAAGCCGTTGGAAAAGTACGCTTGGCCAGTTTTTTAAACTTAGCTCGCCAAATCATCTTTTTGATTCCATTAATTCTGATACTGTCGCCTATTTTTGAACTCACTGGCATCTATGCAGCTGTCCCAATTGCTGAAGCATTAGCCTTTGTCGTGACATTCGTCTTTTTGAAGAGTCAGTTCAAAACTTCGCAACACCCGCTTTAA